TGTCGGCGAGCATTCCGGCATCGTTGAGTACCATCCGGTGGAGCTGGTGCTTACCGTTCGTGCCGGAACCCCGCTGAGCGAAATCGAAGCGACCCTGGCCGAGCAGGGGCAGGCATTGCATTTTGAACCACCACATATCAGCGAGACGTCCACCATTGGGGGCACGCTGGCCTGTAACCTTTCAGGTCCGGCCCGGCCCTGGAGTGGTTCGGTGCGGGATCAGGTGCTGGGTGTCCGCCTGCTCAACGGCAAAGGCGAACACTTGCGCTTTGGTGGCCAGGTCATGAAAAACGTGGCGGGCTACGACGTCTCAAGGCTGCAGGCTGGCGCCATGGGAACCCTCGGTGTTATGACCGAAATCAGCCTGAAAGTGATGCCTAAGCCGGCCGCATCCATGACCCTGGTTCAGGAAATGGCAATGGATGAGGTGATTCATTACATGAACAGCCGCGCCGCTGAATCGAAGCCCATCACCGGCGCTTGCTGGGTGGACGGCAAAGTCTACCTGAGGTTGTCTGGCGCTCGTTCCGCGGTGGAAGCCACAGCAGAAAAGTGGTCCGGTGAAGTGATGGAGAACGGCGATCACTTCTGGCAGCAGGTACAAGACATGCAGCACGAGTTCTTCGCTGGCAACGACGTACCACTGTGGCGGTTCTCGATCGGTTCGACGGCCTCTAATCCGGAACTCGAGGGTAGCTGGTTCATCGACTGGGCAGGTTCCCAGCGCTGGTTCCGGGGTGCGGGAGAGCTGCAGCAAATGGAGCCGCTGGCGCGTGCTGCGGGCGGGCAGGTCAGTCTGTTCCGGGGCGGTGATCGTTCGGGCGAGGTGATGCATCATCAGCCTGAAGCCCTTAAAACCATTCAGCGCCGCATAAAGAACGCTTTCGATCCGGATAACATCTTTAATCCCGGACGTTTATACAGCTGGTTGTAAGAGCAGGTATACGATGCAAACTAATCTGGTTCAACAATTTGCCAATACTGCGGAAGGGCAGGAGGCGGAATCCATACTGCGGGCCTGTGTCCACTGCGGGTTCTGCACCGCGACTTGCCCCACCTACCAGGAACTGAATGATGAGCGTGATGGTCCTCGTGGCCGCATTTACCTCATGAAGATGTTTTTGGAAGGCGAAGAAGTGACCGAGAAAACCCGGGAGCACCTGGACCGCTGCCTCACCTGCCGAAGCTGTGAGACCACGTGTCCGTCGGGTGTGCAGTATGGTCGTCTCGTCGACATCAGTCGGGGATTGATGGAGAAAGAGCTGCCCCGGGCTCCTAAGGACAAGTGGATGCGATGGGGGCTGGCCCGCGTGCTCCCCAATCGTCAGCTATTTGGTTTATTGCTGCGGCTCGGGCAGATTTTCCGGCCCGTGCTCCCGGAAAAACTGCGCACCAAAGTGCCACCCAGAAAGCAGGCAAGCCCATGGCCGGCCGCCAGTCACAGCCGGATCGTGCTCGCGCTTGCCGGGTGTGTCCAGCCCACCGCAACGCCGAATACCAACGCGGCGGCGGCGCGGGTGCTCGATAAGCTGGGTATTACCATGGTTGAGGCTCCTGAGGCCGGGTGTTGTGGTGCTGTGAACTACCACCTTTCCGAGCACGAGAAGGGGCTGGAACGCATGCGCCAGAATATCGATGCCTGGTGGCCGGCTATCGAGTCCGGCGCGGAGGCGATCATCATGACCGCATCTGGTTGCGGCGCCATGGTTCAGGACTACGGTCATCTACTGAAAGATGATCCGGTTTATGCTGCCAAGGCCCAGAAGGTGAGCGAGCTCTGCACGGATATCGGCGCCTTCCTGCTGAAACAGGACCTTGAAAAGCTGAAGCTGAGCCAGAGCCCAGGCAAGGTGGCGTTCCACTGCCCGTGCACGCTCCAGCACGCCATGCAGCAGAACGGAGTGGTGGAGCAGGTGCTGGTCAAGGCCGGTGTGGATTTGGCCACAACTAAGGATAAACACCTGTGCTGTGGCTCTGCCGGTACTTACTCGGTTCTGCAGCCAGAGCTTAGCCAGAAGCTGCTGGGCAATAAGCTCAAGGCACTGACCGTGGACAACCCCGACCGCATCGTCACCGCCAACATTGGCTGCCAGATGCACCTGGAAACCAAGTCAACCGTGCCTGTCCAGCATTGGATTGAACTGCTGGATCAGTAAAACGGGAGTAGCGTCACCACATTCCCTGCTGGCTTCGTTATACTGCCACGGCATATAACGGAACCACAGGGAGTGGATCGTATGCCATGGAGATTGGCAGCTTTCGTTTTTTTCTTTTTGAGCAGCGCTGGCGCCTGCGCAGACGTCTACACCTGGATAGACAGCAGCGGTGTTGCACATTTCTCGGATTATCCGCCCGGAAAAATTCCCCACAAACGAGTTGACGTAAAGCCTCTCGCCACGGTGCCCATGTCGGAAAATCTCCGTCAGAGTGAGCGGGTTTCGGGGATTCGTGCCGAGGTTCGGGGCCTGCTATCAGCCTCTGATCGGCCCGGGCCAGCCTCAGGCATTACCAAAGCCGCCGCCAGGGCCCGGCAGGAAAGAGCTTGTGATAAATACCGGGGCAAGCTCGGCAGGATCCAGTCTAAGCTGCGAGCGGGCTATGGAAGCGACAAGGGCAACACACTGCGGCGACAGCGTCGTGAGTTAAACCTGGCATTGAGCCGGGAGTGCATCCTGAGGTAGCCGGGGAGTGAGTGTCATTCCTTACGCTCTGGTTCAGGAAGAAGTGGTATAATTGGAAAGCAATATCAGAAATGCCAATGGAGAAAATATCATGGCCAAGAAGCGGGCAAAGCCCACAATGCATAGTGCAGTTCAACGGGATCTGAAGTCTCCCAAATACCACATGCGTGTGGTTGAAGATAAAAGCAAATACCGTCGCAGCCGGGACAAAACCGTGCGGATGGAGGATTTTCGCAAAGCTGCCTGAGAGGCGGTTTTACGAAAATCCTTCATCCCTCGCAAACCCGCAGTACGAAAAGAACCTCCTGATTCCGTTTCCAAACCTTAATGAAACTCCCTGGTCGATTAAGCTTCAATTAAGATCCCGGAGGCAAAGGCAGGGACATCAAGCGGATAAAGGTCGATGAGGGCTGCTACGAAGTTTACGCCTTGGGTCAGAACAAGGAACGCATACGAATCACGATTTATAATGTGTGTGAAACGGTTCGAAACGATGGCGTGCCCCGCAACGGATTGAATCCAGCGCACTGGGGCGGGAATATGGAGCTTTTCCTCGCCTCTCCCTGGTTATTCACGCTGAAGAGCGCCAGCCAGCGAAGCACTTAAGCGGCTTTCAGAGCTGCATTTCTAGGACGGCGCTCACAGCCCGAACCCTTGCCAGTATAATTTAACGATGTCCGTAACGGACAATCGATTAGAGGCCTCCCTCAAGAGTATGGAAGATGATCCGAAGCCCTGGAACCTCGGCGACGTAAACTTTACCTACTATTTGTAAGTGGTTTAAATCGAGGGTTTTGATTATCAGTTTTATTGTTCTGCTTATTTATGACTCAGGCCCCTGCTGCAACCCAGTGTCCGTGAGCAACTTCGTTATACTGACTTGGTTCAGCCTGGTGACCTTTTGGCTTGATCGGGTCTGGGGCTTTACTATCTTCCAGCAGCGCTCGAAAGTCTCGTTTGCTATCGAGGGCGGGAATCGGGACTGCAGAAAGTAATCGCTGAGTGTATGGGTGCTGCGGATTGTGCAATACCTGATCCCGGGAGCCAATTTCTACTATTCTTCCTCCAAACATTACTGCGACTCGATGACAGAGGCGCTCAATCACGGCCATATCGTGAGAAATGAACAAGTAACTCAGGTTGTATTTCCTCTGCAGGTCCTCCATAAGGTCTAGTACCTGTGCCTGCACAGACACATCCAACGCCGAGACCGGCTCATCAGCAACGATGATTTTCGGATTTAGTGCCAAAGCTCTAGCTATGCAAATCCGCTGGCGCTGACCACCAGAAAACTGATGTGGATAGCGTGTCATTGCGTCTGCTTCTGGTAACCCAACCTGCGACAGCAGTGTTGCTACGCGCTCCTCGCGTTCTTGGGCGTTGCCGCGCCTGTGGATGAGAAGGGGCTCTCCTACCAGCTCAGCAATTGTCTTTCTGGGATTGAGAGCGGCGAAGGGATCTTGAAAGACCATTTGAATATCTTGTCGAATCTCTTTCAAAGCGCTTCCTTTCAGGCCCTTGATATCTTTACCCAGAACTTTAATCGAGCCCTCGAATTTAAGCATGCTCATGAGCGCACGACCGGTTGTCGATTTTCCGCAACCACTCTCCCCAACCAGGCCAAGGGTTTCACCCTCATGAAGTGCGAAGTTGACGTGATCGACAGCGTGCACCTCCTTCGGTTGCTCAAATAAGGACTTCTTCCGCATCGGATAACGTACGCTCAGGTTTTCGACTTCAAGTACTGGAGGGCGCTCAGGTCGCTCCGACAAGGGGGGGCTGTCCCCAAGCGAGGTACTGCTGCTAAAAGTTGCCGGGTATAAGCGGCAGCCGGTTTGGAGAAGAGGGTTCGGATTGGCGCCGTTTCCTCCACGACACCACGATTCATCACGACAACGTTGTCAGCCATTTCGGCAACCACGCCCATGTCGTGCGTAATCATCAGTACGCCTGTTTCGTATTCTTTCTGTAGCTCCCGAATCAATTCCAGTATCTGGGCCTGAATAGTGACATCAAGCGCAGTGGTAGGTTCATCGGCTATTAGAATCTGTGGGCTGCACAGCATCGCCATTGCGATCATGACTCTTTGACGTAACCCGCCAGAGAGTTCATGAGGGTATTGGCGCAGACGCTCGGAAACCTTGGGTATCCGAACGGCATCAAGCATGGATCGGATATGCTGCCATGCTGCATCACCGGATGCGATACGATGGCGTTTGAGG
This Marinobacter salinus DNA region includes the following protein-coding sequences:
- the glcE gene encoding glycolate oxidase subunit GlcE, translating into MADIYQQLREQVLQARDGGHKLNIVGGGSKAFMGREADADAGTLDVGEHSGIVEYHPVELVLTVRAGTPLSEIEATLAEQGQALHFEPPHISETSTIGGTLACNLSGPARPWSGSVRDQVLGVRLLNGKGEHLRFGGQVMKNVAGYDVSRLQAGAMGTLGVMTEISLKVMPKPAASMTLVQEMAMDEVIHYMNSRAAESKPITGACWVDGKVYLRLSGARSAVEATAEKWSGEVMENGDHFWQQVQDMQHEFFAGNDVPLWRFSIGSTASNPELEGSWFIDWAGSQRWFRGAGELQQMEPLARAAGGQVSLFRGGDRSGEVMHHQPEALKTIQRRIKNAFDPDNIFNPGRLYSWL
- the glcF gene encoding glycolate oxidase subunit GlcF, producing MQTNLVQQFANTAEGQEAESILRACVHCGFCTATCPTYQELNDERDGPRGRIYLMKMFLEGEEVTEKTREHLDRCLTCRSCETTCPSGVQYGRLVDISRGLMEKELPRAPKDKWMRWGLARVLPNRQLFGLLLRLGQIFRPVLPEKLRTKVPPRKQASPWPAASHSRIVLALAGCVQPTATPNTNAAAARVLDKLGITMVEAPEAGCCGAVNYHLSEHEKGLERMRQNIDAWWPAIESGAEAIIMTASGCGAMVQDYGHLLKDDPVYAAKAQKVSELCTDIGAFLLKQDLEKLKLSQSPGKVAFHCPCTLQHAMQQNGVVEQVLVKAGVDLATTKDKHLCCGSAGTYSVLQPELSQKLLGNKLKALTVDNPDRIVTANIGCQMHLETKSTVPVQHWIELLDQ
- a CDS encoding DUF4124 domain-containing protein, whose amino-acid sequence is MPWRLAAFVFFFLSSAGACADVYTWIDSSGVAHFSDYPPGKIPHKRVDVKPLATVPMSENLRQSERVSGIRAEVRGLLSASDRPGPASGITKAAARARQERACDKYRGKLGRIQSKLRAGYGSDKGNTLRRQRRELNLALSRECILR
- a CDS encoding ATP-binding cassette domain-containing protein, translating into MRKKSLFEQPKEVHAVDHVNFALHEGETLGLVGESGCGKSTTGRALMSMLKFEGSIKVLGKDIKGLKGSALKEIRQDIQMVFQDPFAALNPRKTIAELVGEPLLIHRRGNAQEREERVATLLSQVGLPEADAMTRYPHQFSGGQRQRICIARALALNPKIIVADEPVSALDVSVQAQVLDLMEDLQRKYNLSYLFISHDMAVIERLCHRVAVMFGGRIVEIGSRDQVLHNPQHPYTQRLLSAVPIPALDSKRDFRALLEDSKAPDPIKPKGHQAEPSQYNEVAHGHWVAAGA
- a CDS encoding ATP-binding cassette domain-containing protein gives rise to the protein MTVPDSAQAGKTLLSVENLSIEFGQGQSCKRVVNDLSFNLNKSETLCIAGESGSGKSLSALAIMGLLPKMARTPSGAILFHNEELLSKSEREMQKIRAKQIGMIFQEPMTSLNPIMRVGDQMMETLKRHRIASGDAAWQHIRSMLDAVRIPKVSERLRQYPHELSGGLRQRVMIAMAMLCSPQILIADEPTTALDVTIQAQILELIRELQKEYETGVLMITHDMGVVAEMADNVVVMNRGVVEETAPIRTLFSKPAAAYTRQLLAAVPRLGTAPPCRSDLSALQYLKSKT